GCCGTTCCGCGTGGGGCACCATTTTGCGTCCGAGGTGGTCAGTTACGCCAAGGCCAACAACATCAAGCCGCTGGATTTCCCGTACGGCCAGGCGCGGCGCATTTATGAAGAAGCGGTGAAGGGCTCGACGTACCCGGCCGAACTGCCGATGAGCGAAACGGAATTCCGCGCCACGCTGGATCCGGTGGCCATCGTGAAGCACCGCGCCACCCTGGGCGGCCCGCAGCCGGCGGAAATGCAGCGCATGCTGCAGGAAGCGCGCGACCGGCTGGCCGCCCAGGACGCCTGGATCAAGGCCCGGCGCAAGCACATCAGCGATTCGCTGGCCGAGCTGGACAAACAGTTCGACCAACTGGTCGCCAGCGGGCAGGGGCGCTAGCCGCAAGCGGGAGCCTGGGCGGCGCTATCATCTGGCCCGGCCGGGTGCGCGGACATCCGGTAATTGTTCATATGATGGCGCGGGCCAAGTGATATGATGGCCTGCAACGCGCCGTGCCGCAGGAGAACCCATGAAAACCCCTGTCCCCGCCCAGGCCAGAAAGAAAACCCTTTCGTCACAAGTGGCCGACGAGCTCCGGTCCCGCATCGAGGGCGGCATGTACGCCGCGGGCGACAAGCTGCCCACCGAACAGGTGCTGGTGGAAAAATTCGGCTTCAGCCGCACGGTCATCCGCGAAGCGGTGGCCACCCTGCGCGCCGACGGCCTGCTGGAATCCCGCCAGGGGGCGGGCGTGTTCGTGCTGGGGCCGCAGCAGTCGGACGAGACCCTGACGCTGTTTTCGCACGCCACCGACAAGATCTCGGACATCATCGAAGAGCTCGAGCTGCGCATCGGCATCGAGGTCGAGGCGGCCGGGCTGGCGGCGGCGCGCAGCTCGCCCGCCCAGGAAGCCGCCATCCAGGCCGAACTCGACCATTTCGCCCAGCTCATGGCCGAAGGGCGGTCCACCGACGAATCCGATTTCGGTTTTCACATGGCGATTGCCGCGGCCACCAACAACAGCCGCTTCAAGACCTTTCTCGAACACATCGGCCGGCGCATGATCCCGCGCGTGAAGTTCCGTACGGTAATGGGCGGGGTCGATCCGCTGCCCAACCGCGACCACACCATCCTGGCCGAACATGCCGAGATCGCCGAGGCCATTTTCGCCAGCGACGTGGACCGCGCCCGCGACGCCATGCGCCGCCACCTGCTGATCGGCATCCAGCGCTACCGCTCGCTGACCCGCCGCACGCCGGTGGCCGCGCAAAGTGATTGACGTGCCTTCAAAAGTCATAATATGATTTCTCGGAAATACATACTATGACACTGAGAGGCACGCATGTCCCCCCAAGAACTCAAGGCTCGTATCGCATCCGGGTTGTTGTCGTTCCCCGTTACGCACTTCAACCCTGACTTCAGCCTGAACCTGCCCAGCTACCAGAAGCATGTCTCCTGGCTGTCGGGCTTCGATGCCGCGGCCCTGTTCGCCGCGGGCGGCACGGGCGAGCTTTTTTCCCTGACCCCGCAGGAAATCGGCGACGTCACCCGCGCCGCGAAAGAAGCGGCGGGCAGCATGCCCATTATTTCGGGCTGCGGCTACGGCACCGAGCTGGCCAAGGACATCGCCCGCCGCGCCGAGCAGGCCGGCGCCGATGGCCTGCTGCTGCTGCCCCACTACCTGATGGAAG
This genomic window from Bordetella petrii contains:
- a CDS encoding FadR/GntR family transcriptional regulator; amino-acid sequence: MKTPVPAQARKKTLSSQVADELRSRIEGGMYAAGDKLPTEQVLVEKFGFSRTVIREAVATLRADGLLESRQGAGVFVLGPQQSDETLTLFSHATDKISDIIEELELRIGIEVEAAGLAAARSSPAQEAAIQAELDHFAQLMAEGRSTDESDFGFHMAIAAATNNSRFKTFLEHIGRRMIPRVKFRTVMGGVDPLPNRDHTILAEHAEIAEAIFASDVDRARDAMRRHLLIGIQRYRSLTRRTPVAAQSD